The sequence CGCGGCTCTGATGACTTCGCTCCGGCATCGCGGCCGGCACGGAGGCCGGCCCCACCCGTTGCATCGGTGGCGCAGGCCTCCGTGCCTGCGTCCGATAGGCGCCAGGTCATTTGAGCGCCGCTATCAGGGGGGCGGCACCCCCCCGAGGAGGCTCTAATGGACTTCACCGACCTGGTGGACCTCGCGGCCGAACGCGTAGGCGGCTCCGCCCTGGCCGCCAGCGACGAGTTCTTCGCGGAAAAGGAGAATTTGCTCAAGCCCGGTCGCGGCGTCTTCATCGCCGAAAAGTACACAGACCGCGGCAAGTGGATGGACGGCTGGGAGTCCCGTCGCAAGCGCGGCCCGGGGAATGACTGGTGCATCGTGAAGCTGGGCCTGCCCGGGCGGATCCACGGCTTCGACATCGACACCAACTATTTCCTGGGCAACTACCCCGAGTACGCATCGGTCGAGGCCCTCGCCACCGATCCCGACGCGTCGGTCCTGGAGCTCACCGAACCGGCGGTCCAGTGGACCGAGGTCCTGCCGATGCGCCGCCTGGAGGGCGGCTCGCGCAACCTCTTCGCGATCGACAGCGACAGGCGCTGGACCCACGTGCGCCTAAACATCTTCCCGGACGGGGGCGTGGCGCGCTTCCGCGTGCACGGCGCGGTGCGCCCGAACTGGGAGAACCTGCTGGCCGCGGGGGGAGATCTCGACCTGGCGGCGATCGAGCATGGCGGCGTGGCGGTGCTCGCCAGCGACATGTTCTTCAGCCACATGAACAACCTGATCATGCCGGGGCGGGCCCCCAACATGGGCGACGGCTGGGAGACTCGCCGGCGGCGCGGACCGGGCAACGACTGGATCGTGATCAGGCTCGGCGCGCCCGGCGAGGTCCGCAAGGTCGAGATCGACACGAACCATTTCAAGGGCAACTACCCCGACAGTTGTTCGCTCGACGGCTGCTTCGTG comes from Candidatus Tanganyikabacteria bacterium and encodes:
- the alc gene encoding allantoicase — its product is MDFTDLVDLAAERVGGSALAASDEFFAEKENLLKPGRGVFIAEKYTDRGKWMDGWESRRKRGPGNDWCIVKLGLPGRIHGFDIDTNYFLGNYPEYASVEALATDPDASVLELTEPAVQWTEVLPMRRLEGGSRNLFAIDSDRRWTHVRLNIFPDGGVARFRVHGAVRPNWENLLAAGGDLDLAAIEHGGVAVLASDMFFSHMNNLIMPGRAPNMGDGWETRRRRGPGNDWIVIRLGAPGEVRKVEIDTNHFKGNYPDSCSLDGCFVRGDPPAEYLASLAVEWHELLPHTKLEADHRHHFDSELRRPGVLTHVRLNVFPDGGVSRLRLYGTPRRDA